From a single Agrobacterium tumefaciens genomic region:
- a CDS encoding ABC transporter permease: protein MKSLSLISALLLALTLAIVSLFVGVSNVSLTTLFAPDTSADALRVLLVSRIPRTLALILAGSSMAIAGLIMQMLVRNRFVEPSTAGTTESAGLGLLVVTLLAPETPIFGKMLVAAVFALAGTALFLRILRQVPLRDVLLVPLIGIMLGSVISAVTTFFAYRFDLLQSLGAWMTGDFSGVLRGRYELLWVGFIFAIAAYLAADRFTVAGMGRDFTTNLGLNYRRVMALGLTIVSLVSAVVVVTVGMIPFLGLIVPNVVSLMIGDNMRRSVPWVATLGAVFVLSCDIIGRTVRAPYEIPIGTVVGVIGSVLFLYLLLRKRHHA, encoded by the coding sequence GTGAAGTCCCTTTCACTGATATCAGCCCTTCTTCTGGCCTTGACGCTCGCCATCGTCAGCCTGTTCGTCGGCGTGAGCAACGTTTCACTCACAACGCTTTTCGCACCTGATACGAGCGCGGATGCGCTGCGCGTGCTGCTCGTCAGCCGCATTCCGCGCACGCTGGCGCTCATATTGGCCGGCAGCTCGATGGCGATTGCCGGTCTCATCATGCAGATGCTGGTGCGAAACCGTTTCGTGGAACCTTCAACGGCAGGCACGACCGAATCCGCCGGCCTCGGCCTTCTGGTCGTCACCCTACTTGCGCCCGAAACGCCGATCTTCGGCAAGATGCTGGTGGCAGCCGTTTTCGCGCTTGCCGGAACAGCGCTTTTCCTGCGTATCCTGAGACAGGTGCCGCTGCGCGACGTACTCCTGGTGCCGCTGATCGGCATCATGCTGGGCAGCGTCATTTCCGCCGTCACCACATTCTTCGCCTATCGTTTCGACCTCCTGCAATCGCTCGGCGCATGGATGACCGGGGATTTTTCCGGCGTGCTGCGCGGCCGGTATGAATTGCTGTGGGTCGGCTTCATCTTCGCCATTGCCGCCTATCTCGCCGCCGACCGTTTTACGGTTGCGGGCATGGGCCGCGATTTCACCACCAATCTCGGTCTGAACTATCGCCGGGTAATGGCGCTCGGCCTCACCATCGTCTCGCTGGTCAGCGCCGTCGTCGTGGTCACCGTCGGCATGATCCCCTTTCTGGGGCTGATCGTACCAAATGTCGTCAGCCTGATGATCGGCGACAATATGCGCCGCTCCGTGCCCTGGGTGGCAACACTTGGCGCGGTTTTCGTGCTTTCCTGCGACATCATCGGCCGGACGGTACGCGCGCCATACGAAATACCGATCGGAACCGTGGTCGGCGTCATCGGCAGCGTGCTGTTCCTCTATCTCCTGCTGCGGAAACGCCACCATGCGTGA
- a CDS encoding iron chelate uptake ABC transporter family permease subunit, whose translation MRERHPDRRAKTVLLVLAAFALISMAAFMTLGAKGSWSFVLSFRGIKLLSLLLVAYAIAVSTVLFQTVTNNRILTPSVMGFDSLYVLMQTGLIFVFGSATVVMIDPQLKFLTETALLVAFSALLYRWLFVGAERSLHLLVLVGIVFGVFFRSLSGFMQRVLDPNEYTVLQDVLFASFNSIDPTLLAVSAIIIGVVTAIGLRLMHTLDVLSLGRATAISLGVEYKRTVTIILVLVSVLVAVSTALVGPVMFFGLLVAALAHYLTGNGKHAYVLPAAILIAVICLVGGQVVLERVFAFDTALSIIIEFLGGIVFIGLILKRGAR comes from the coding sequence ATGCGTGAGAGACATCCCGACCGGCGGGCAAAAACCGTTCTGCTCGTGCTTGCGGCATTCGCACTCATCTCCATGGCCGCCTTCATGACACTCGGCGCGAAGGGCAGCTGGAGTTTCGTGCTGAGCTTTCGCGGCATCAAGCTTCTGTCGCTGCTGCTGGTGGCCTATGCCATTGCCGTCTCCACCGTGCTGTTCCAGACGGTCACCAACAACCGCATCCTCACTCCATCAGTGATGGGTTTCGATTCGCTTTACGTGCTGATGCAGACCGGGCTGATCTTCGTCTTCGGTTCGGCAACGGTCGTCATGATCGATCCGCAACTGAAGTTTCTCACTGAGACCGCCCTGCTCGTCGCCTTTTCCGCCCTGCTTTATCGCTGGCTTTTCGTCGGCGCGGAACGCAGCCTGCATCTCCTCGTACTGGTCGGCATCGTCTTCGGCGTCTTTTTCCGCAGCCTTTCGGGCTTCATGCAGCGCGTGCTCGATCCGAACGAATATACCGTGCTGCAGGATGTGCTCTTCGCCAGCTTCAACTCCATCGACCCGACGCTTCTTGCCGTCTCCGCTATCATCATCGGTGTGGTGACAGCGATCGGCCTCAGGCTGATGCACACGCTTGACGTCCTCTCCCTCGGCCGCGCGACAGCCATCAGCCTCGGCGTCGAATACAAGCGAACTGTCACCATCATCCTCGTGCTGGTCTCCGTGCTCGTCGCCGTCTCCACGGCGCTCGTCGGCCCGGTCATGTTCTTCGGCCTGCTGGTCGCGGCGCTGGCCCATTATCTCACCGGCAACGGCAAACACGCCTATGTGCTGCCGGCGGCGATCCTCATCGCCGTGATCTGCCTCGTCGGCGGTCAGGTGGTGCTGGAGCGGGTCTTCGCCTTCGATACGGCGCTTTCCATCATCATCGAATTCCTGGGCGGTATCGTCTTTATCGGTCTTATTTTGAAGCGGGGTGCGCGATGA
- a CDS encoding ABC transporter ATP-binding protein, which translates to MIIASQISKSYGDNLVVDGVSVSIPAGGVTSIIGPNGAGKSTLLSIVARLMSMDTGTVTVDGLDVSKTASDTLAKRLSILRQDNHISSRLTVRDLVGFGRYPYSKGRPTIEDKVYIDRALEYLNLEPLADRFLDELSGGQRQRAFVAMVLCQDTDYVLLDEPLNNLDMKHASGMMKIMRRAADELKKTVVLVLHDINFASWYSDTIIAMREGRICHHGPAEEIIRPDILKDIYDMPIRVNEIDGRRICLFYE; encoded by the coding sequence ATGATCATCGCCAGTCAGATCAGCAAATCCTATGGCGATAACCTCGTCGTCGATGGTGTCTCCGTCTCCATTCCGGCAGGCGGGGTCACCTCGATCATCGGCCCGAACGGGGCGGGAAAATCAACGCTGCTCTCCATCGTCGCACGGCTTATGTCCATGGACACAGGCACGGTGACGGTCGACGGGCTGGATGTGAGCAAGACCGCTTCCGATACGCTGGCAAAGCGGCTCTCGATCCTGCGACAGGACAACCACATCTCCTCGCGCCTGACGGTGCGAGATCTCGTCGGTTTCGGCCGCTACCCCTATTCCAAGGGGCGCCCCACCATCGAAGACAAGGTCTACATCGACCGGGCACTGGAATATCTCAATCTCGAACCGCTGGCTGACCGCTTTCTGGATGAGCTTTCCGGCGGCCAGCGCCAGCGCGCCTTCGTGGCCATGGTTCTGTGCCAGGACACGGATTATGTGCTGCTCGACGAACCGCTCAACAATCTCGACATGAAGCACGCCTCCGGCATGATGAAGATCATGCGCCGCGCCGCCGATGAACTGAAGAAGACCGTGGTTCTGGTGCTGCACGACATCAACTTCGCCTCCTGGTATTCCGACACCATCATCGCCATGCGCGAGGGCCGCATCTGCCATCATGGACCGGCGGAAGAGATCATCCGCCCCGACATTCTCAAGGACATTTATGACATGCCGATCCGCGTCAATGAGATAGACGGCCGGCGCATCTGCCTGTTTTACGAATGA
- the dps gene encoding DNA starvation/stationary phase protection protein Dps, with protein MKTHKTKNDLPSNAKSTVIGILNESLASVIDLALVTKQAHWNLKGPQFIAVHELLDTFRTQLDNHGDTIAERVVQLGGTALGSLQAVSSTTKLKAYPTDIYKIHDHLDALIERYGEVANMIRKAIDDSDEAGDPTTADIFTAASRDLDKSLWFLEAHVQEKS; from the coding sequence ATGAAGACGCACAAGACGAAGAACGACCTGCCTTCCAACGCCAAGTCGACGGTGATCGGCATTCTGAATGAATCGCTGGCCTCGGTGATCGACCTTGCGCTTGTGACCAAGCAGGCGCACTGGAACCTGAAAGGCCCGCAATTCATCGCCGTGCACGAGCTTCTCGACACCTTCCGCACCCAGCTCGACAATCACGGCGATACGATTGCCGAACGCGTCGTGCAGCTTGGCGGCACGGCCCTCGGCAGCCTGCAAGCCGTCTCTTCAACGACGAAGCTCAAGGCCTATCCGACCGATATCTATAAAATCCACGACCATCTCGACGCTCTGATCGAGCGTTATGGCGAGGTGGCGAACATGATCCGCAAGGCAATCGACGATTCCGACGAGGCCGGTGATCCGACGACGGCCGACATCTTCACCGCCGCCTCGCGCGATCTCGACAAATCGTTGTGGTTCCTCGAAGCACACGTACAGGAAAAGAGCTGA
- a CDS encoding aldo/keto reductase, with translation MFDVAANGASIPALGFGTFRIPGPDVLRIVPHALKAGFRHIDTAQIYGNEAEVGEAIAGSGVARGDIFLTTKVWVENYRHDAFLASVDESLKKLRTDYVDLLLLHWPNEAVALSEQIGALNEVRQAGKVRHIGVSNFNKALMAEAVKLSKAPIVTNQIEYHPYIDQDVVMAAAKAAGMSVTGYYGMADGKVFADPVLKDIAAGRGKSVAQVVLRWLVQQEGVVALSKTVSEARVDENLAIFDFALSADEMAAIRALARPDGRIVSPDGLAPVWDEAA, from the coding sequence ATGTTTGATGTTGCTGCCAATGGTGCTTCCATTCCGGCGCTCGGCTTCGGCACCTTCCGCATTCCCGGCCCGGATGTCCTGCGCATCGTTCCGCATGCGCTGAAGGCGGGTTTCCGCCATATCGATACCGCCCAGATTTACGGCAACGAGGCCGAAGTGGGTGAGGCCATTGCCGGCTCCGGCGTGGCGCGGGGTGATATCTTCCTTACCACCAAGGTCTGGGTCGAGAATTATCGGCACGATGCCTTCCTCGCCTCGGTCGATGAGAGCCTGAAAAAGCTGAGGACCGATTATGTCGATCTGCTGCTTCTGCACTGGCCGAACGAGGCGGTGGCGCTCTCCGAGCAGATCGGCGCGCTGAATGAGGTCCGGCAAGCCGGCAAGGTCCGCCATATCGGCGTTTCCAACTTCAATAAGGCACTGATGGCCGAAGCTGTGAAGCTCTCAAAAGCGCCGATCGTCACCAACCAGATCGAATATCATCCCTATATCGATCAGGACGTGGTGATGGCTGCTGCCAAAGCTGCGGGCATGTCGGTCACCGGTTATTACGGCATGGCTGACGGCAAGGTCTTTGCCGATCCGGTGCTGAAGGATATCGCCGCAGGCCGGGGCAAATCGGTGGCGCAGGTGGTGTTGCGTTGGCTCGTACAGCAGGAGGGCGTTGTTGCTCTCTCCAAAACCGTCAGTGAAGCCCGCGTTGATGAAAACCTCGCGATTTTCGATTTTGCGCTGTCGGCTGATGAAATGGCGGCGATCCGCGCTCTCGCCAGGCCGGATGGCCGCATTGTTTCGCCGGATGGGCTGGCGCCCGTCTGGGATGAAGCTGCCTGA
- a CDS encoding MFS transporter, with product MPLAIFALTIAAYAIGTTEFVIVGLLPTVANDLNITLPLAGLIVSVYALGVTFGAPILTALTGKIERKPLLLGLMALFIIGNSAAALSPSYEMLLVARVIAAFAHGVFFSVGATIAADLVPENRRGSAIAMMFMGLTVAIVTGVPLGTYIGQVFGWRATFWAVAGLGVIAFFGIAALLPNTLKKAPPASLLDQVRVLGSGRLLIVFAMTALGYGGTFVAFTFLAPILQDVTGFSEKSVSLILVLYGIAIAAGNIGGGKIANHNPVKALIGLFLAQSIVLLVFSFTAVSPVLTLITLAALGFLSFANVPGLQLYVVQLAKEHRPGAVDVASALNIAAFNLGIAIGAWLGGLVVESPMGLAATPWVGAILVAVALLLTLWSSALDRRAALTLKTA from the coding sequence ATGCCATTGGCCATATTTGCCCTGACGATCGCGGCCTATGCGATCGGCACCACGGAGTTCGTCATCGTCGGCCTTCTGCCGACGGTTGCAAATGATCTCAACATTACCCTGCCGCTTGCCGGCCTCATCGTCAGCGTCTACGCGCTGGGCGTCACCTTCGGTGCGCCGATCCTGACGGCGCTGACCGGAAAGATTGAAAGGAAGCCGCTGCTGCTCGGCCTGATGGCCCTGTTCATCATCGGCAACAGCGCCGCAGCGCTTTCTCCCAGTTATGAGATGCTGCTTGTCGCCCGCGTCATCGCCGCCTTTGCCCATGGCGTGTTCTTCTCGGTCGGAGCGACCATCGCCGCCGATCTCGTGCCGGAAAACCGTCGTGGCTCGGCGATTGCCATGATGTTCATGGGGTTGACGGTCGCCATCGTTACCGGCGTTCCGCTCGGCACCTATATCGGCCAGGTGTTCGGCTGGCGCGCGACCTTCTGGGCCGTTGCCGGGCTTGGCGTCATCGCCTTCTTCGGCATTGCCGCCCTTCTGCCGAACACGCTCAAAAAGGCGCCGCCTGCCAGCCTGCTCGATCAGGTCCGCGTTCTCGGTTCCGGCCGTCTGCTCATCGTCTTTGCCATGACCGCGCTCGGTTACGGCGGCACCTTCGTCGCCTTCACCTTTCTTGCGCCAATCCTGCAGGATGTCACCGGCTTTTCGGAAAAGAGCGTCAGCCTCATTCTGGTGCTTTACGGCATTGCCATTGCGGCCGGCAATATCGGCGGCGGCAAGATCGCCAACCATAACCCTGTCAAGGCGTTGATCGGTCTCTTCCTGGCGCAGTCCATCGTGTTGCTCGTCTTTTCCTTCACGGCCGTCTCGCCGGTGCTGACGCTCATCACGCTTGCCGCGCTCGGGTTCCTGTCCTTCGCCAATGTTCCCGGCCTGCAGCTTTATGTGGTGCAGCTCGCCAAGGAACATCGCCCCGGTGCCGTCGATGTCGCATCGGCGCTCAACATCGCCGCTTTCAATCTCGGCATCGCCATCGGCGCATGGCTCGGCGGTCTGGTGGTGGAATCGCCGATGGGTCTTGCTGCAACCCCGTGGGTCGGCGCCATCCTCGTTGCCGTCGCCCTGCTCCTGACCCTTTGGAGCAGCGCTCTTGATCGCCGCGCCGCGCTGACGCTGAAGACGGCTTAA
- a CDS encoding LysR family transcriptional regulator, with protein MDNRAGEMEVFVAAAELGSFSAAGRRLKLSPSAVSKLVTRIEDRLGTRLLARSTRLVTLTPEGEVYLFRARRILADIAETEQIVASGGKVVPRGLLRVNATLGFGERYLLPLAPEFLSLYPEIELDISLTDGVISLIEERTDIAIRSGAMGDSSLKARKLKEVRRIIVASPAYIEKHGMPETPQDLAQHNCFSFNFSRSLNEWPFRDPGSAEVYRLPVTGNVAVNSGMAMRRLCLTGLGLGRVGEFHIEPDIEAGLLVPVLEDYNAEEMEVIHAVYAGHEHLAARVRAFIDFVAARVGR; from the coding sequence ATGGACAATCGGGCCGGAGAAATGGAAGTCTTCGTGGCGGCGGCCGAACTCGGCAGCTTTTCCGCCGCGGGGCGCAGGCTGAAGCTTTCACCCTCGGCGGTGAGCAAGCTTGTCACCCGCATCGAAGACCGCCTCGGCACCCGGCTGCTTGCCCGCTCCACCCGGCTAGTCACGCTCACACCGGAGGGCGAAGTCTACCTTTTTCGGGCAAGGCGCATTCTGGCCGACATAGCCGAGACGGAGCAGATCGTGGCGAGCGGCGGCAAGGTGGTGCCGCGCGGCCTTTTGCGCGTCAACGCCACGCTGGGTTTCGGCGAACGTTATCTCCTGCCGCTGGCACCTGAGTTCCTGTCGCTTTATCCCGAAATCGAGCTGGATATTTCGCTGACCGACGGTGTTATCAGTCTCATCGAGGAGCGCACCGATATCGCCATCCGCTCGGGCGCGATGGGAGATTCATCCCTGAAGGCGAGAAAGCTGAAAGAGGTGCGCCGGATCATCGTCGCCTCCCCCGCTTATATCGAAAAACACGGCATGCCGGAAACACCGCAGGATCTGGCGCAGCATAATTGCTTCAGTTTCAATTTCAGCCGCAGCCTCAACGAGTGGCCATTTCGTGACCCCGGTTCGGCGGAAGTCTATCGCCTTCCCGTCACGGGCAATGTCGCGGTCAACAGCGGCATGGCGATGCGAAGGCTCTGCCTGACGGGGTTAGGGCTCGGAAGGGTCGGCGAATTTCATATCGAGCCGGATATAGAGGCGGGCCTGCTCGTGCCGGTTCTGGAAGACTATAATGCCGAGGAGATGGAAGTGATCCACGCGGTTTATGCCGGCCACGAACACCTGGCCGCCCGCGTGCGCGCCTTCATCGATTTTGTCGCCGCAAGGGTCGGGCGGTGA
- a CDS encoding LysR family transcriptional regulator, producing the protein MDQLSAMRVFTRVVETGNFSRAATALNMPKTTVTNMVQALEAHLQTTLLNRTTRRVMLTTDGALYYERASQILSEIEELDGSMSSAQVQPSGRLRVEMAGVFADLVVIPHLCEFYQRYPQIRLDLGVGDRLVDYIAENVDCALRVGVLRDQSLIARKVGELRFETFASPSYIENFGMPREPEDLEKDHYSVGYLNATTGQIMPASFDNGVRSVELTPNYVVSVNDSRTYLNAALAGMGIVQLPIFMVKDHLARGELVPVLSEWQREAMPIYVVYPQTRHVTNKVRVFVDWLAKLVHGMV; encoded by the coding sequence ATGGATCAGCTTTCCGCCATGCGGGTCTTCACGCGCGTCGTCGAGACCGGCAATTTCAGCCGCGCCGCCACCGCGCTGAACATGCCCAAAACTACCGTGACCAACATGGTGCAGGCGCTGGAGGCGCATCTGCAGACCACGCTTCTCAACCGCACCACGCGGCGGGTGATGCTGACGACGGACGGCGCTCTCTATTATGAGCGAGCCTCACAGATTTTATCGGAAATAGAAGAACTGGACGGTAGCATGTCCAGCGCACAGGTGCAGCCTTCCGGCCGGTTGCGGGTGGAAATGGCCGGTGTCTTCGCGGACTTGGTCGTTATCCCACATCTTTGCGAATTTTACCAGCGTTATCCGCAAATCCGTCTCGATCTCGGTGTCGGTGACCGGCTGGTCGACTATATTGCCGAGAATGTCGACTGTGCGCTGCGGGTCGGCGTGCTGCGTGATCAGTCGCTGATTGCCCGTAAAGTGGGCGAACTCCGGTTCGAGACATTTGCCTCGCCGTCCTACATCGAAAATTTCGGCATGCCGCGTGAACCGGAGGATCTGGAGAAGGATCACTATTCGGTGGGTTATCTCAATGCCACCACCGGCCAGATCATGCCGGCCTCCTTCGACAATGGTGTGCGCAGCGTCGAGCTGACCCCGAATTATGTGGTATCGGTGAATGACAGCCGCACCTATCTCAATGCCGCGCTGGCGGGCATGGGCATCGTGCAATTGCCTATCTTCATGGTGAAAGATCACCTGGCGCGTGGCGAACTGGTGCCGGTCCTTTCCGAATGGCAGCGCGAAGCCATGCCGATCTATGTCGTTTATCCGCAGACCCGGCACGTCACCAACAAGGTGCGGGTTTTTGTCGACTGGCTCGCCAAGCTGGTGCACGGCATGGTCTGA
- a CDS encoding alpha/beta hydrolase fold domain-containing protein has protein sequence MKAHWENIECCGGPASQLSVRRYESAGLCSHPPVILYLRGGSFLEKGGNCPELPVAQALAESGAIVVEADYSKPSGNEFPMAMDCAFEALDHLSRDRKHYGSAKSLLFVAGEEAGGNVAAGLALKARDRMPGKLAGQILLSPMIDPMMTTESFRDADRIGMRERWADGWSHYLAKACGFFHPYAAPCQCTRLNRVAPALIFTAEDDPLRDETVGYADRLIASGVSVRQHVFPSGVGWTGLYQGEGGGWVSSVCSEFKTFVDQLKH, from the coding sequence ATGAAGGCGCATTGGGAAAACATCGAATGCTGTGGGGGCCCCGCATCCCAGCTTTCCGTGCGCCGTTATGAGAGCGCCGGCCTGTGCAGCCACCCGCCCGTGATCCTTTATCTGCGCGGCGGTTCGTTTCTGGAAAAGGGCGGCAATTGCCCGGAACTTCCGGTAGCCCAGGCCTTAGCGGAAAGCGGTGCCATCGTTGTCGAGGCTGACTATAGCAAGCCATCCGGCAACGAGTTTCCGATGGCGATGGATTGCGCTTTTGAGGCGCTCGACCATCTGAGCCGGGACCGCAAACATTATGGCAGCGCGAAATCGCTGCTGTTCGTGGCCGGCGAAGAGGCGGGCGGCAATGTGGCGGCGGGACTTGCCCTTAAGGCCCGTGACCGCATGCCCGGCAAACTCGCAGGTCAGATTCTTCTGTCGCCCATGATCGACCCGATGATGACGACGGAATCCTTTCGCGACGCGGACAGGATCGGCATGCGTGAGCGCTGGGCGGATGGCTGGAGCCACTATCTTGCCAAGGCATGCGGGTTTTTCCACCCCTATGCCGCGCCCTGCCAGTGTACGCGGCTGAACCGGGTGGCGCCGGCGCTGATCTTTACCGCCGAGGACGACCCTCTGCGCGACGAAACGGTCGGTTATGCCGACAGGCTCATCGCCTCCGGTGTCAGCGTCCGCCAGCATGTTTTCCCCTCCGGCGTTGGCTGGACGGGGCTTTATCAAGGAGAGGGCGGCGGATGGGTCTCATCCGTCTGTTCGGAATTCAAGACCTTCGTTGACCAGTTGAAACACTGA
- a CDS encoding efflux RND transporter periplasmic adaptor subunit has translation MTLNTKRRALTGAGIGLAMSVAAAALFFDLPTSRDATAASAPAETPAIPVTVAKVESRDVMRWEEFSGRLEAVERVQIRSRVAGQIKAVHFREGALVKEGDPLFTIDPAPYQAAVAGAEGQVASAEAKVSLAKTELDRGRRLSDNRTISQSDLDQRQSSFADAQAQLRAARAALTTAELDLGYTEILAPVSGRVGRIEITAGNLVAAGSTSPALTTLVSVNPIYASFNASEGVVAKALAELPQTDGALPALEQIPVEIGTLSDEGTPIKGTLHLIDNQVDSASGTIGVRAVFENPDGRLIPGQFVRVRMGEPKPENRIVISDRAIGTDQDKRFVFVVDAENKVSYRQIKPGAPADGQRIIESGLAAGDTIVVNGLQRIRPGATIAPQTEDKVAASQ, from the coding sequence ATGACGCTGAACACAAAGCGCCGGGCCCTGACGGGCGCCGGTATCGGACTTGCTATGTCCGTTGCAGCCGCAGCACTGTTTTTCGATCTCCCCACCAGCCGCGATGCCACGGCCGCCTCCGCACCTGCCGAGACGCCGGCAATTCCGGTCACCGTCGCCAAGGTGGAAAGCCGCGACGTCATGCGCTGGGAAGAGTTTTCCGGCCGTCTCGAAGCCGTCGAGCGGGTGCAGATCCGCTCCCGCGTCGCAGGCCAGATCAAGGCTGTTCATTTCCGCGAAGGTGCGCTGGTGAAAGAAGGCGATCCCCTCTTCACCATCGACCCCGCCCCCTATCAGGCCGCCGTTGCGGGCGCTGAAGGACAGGTCGCCTCCGCTGAAGCCAAGGTTAGCCTTGCGAAGACGGAACTCGACCGTGGCCGCCGGCTTTCCGATAACCGCACCATCTCCCAGAGCGATCTCGACCAGCGTCAAAGCTCGTTTGCGGATGCGCAAGCCCAGCTTCGCGCCGCCCGCGCAGCCCTGACGACGGCTGAGCTCGATCTCGGTTATACCGAAATCCTCGCACCGGTTTCCGGTCGTGTCGGCCGCATCGAAATCACCGCCGGCAACCTCGTCGCCGCCGGCTCGACTTCGCCTGCCCTGACGACGCTGGTTTCGGTCAATCCGATCTATGCCAGCTTCAACGCCAGCGAAGGCGTGGTGGCCAAGGCGCTTGCCGAACTGCCGCAGACGGACGGCGCCCTGCCGGCTCTCGAACAGATCCCGGTGGAAATCGGCACGCTTTCGGATGAGGGCACGCCGATCAAGGGCACGCTGCACCTGATCGACAACCAGGTGGATTCGGCAAGCGGCACCATCGGTGTCCGCGCCGTCTTCGAAAATCCTGATGGCAGGCTCATCCCCGGCCAGTTCGTGCGGGTGCGCATGGGCGAACCGAAGCCGGAAAACCGCATCGTCATCAGCGATCGCGCCATCGGCACGGATCAGGACAAGCGTTTCGTCTTCGTGGTCGATGCCGAAAACAAGGTGAGCTACCGCCAGATCAAGCCGGGCGCACCGGCCGATGGCCAGCGCATCATCGAAAGCGGCCTTGCCGCCGGTGATACGATCGTCGTCAACGGCCTGCAGCGTATTCGCCCCGGCGCAACCATCGCGCCGCAGACGGAAGACAAGGTTGCTGCCTCGCAGTAA